The following are from one region of the Leptospira yasudae genome:
- the scpB gene encoding SMC-Scp complex subunit ScpB: MERDRAKLKGLIEALLFVSGEPLKLASIAKSAEMEKTDAREILDELVLDYSEKNGGFLLKEIGGAYQFVTNEGYSEILGNIFKEKRREQLSKSSLDTLAIIAYKQPITLPEIDEIRGVSSRAMVTSLISKKLIKPIGNKEVPGRPALYGTTKEFLIHFGLNKLSDLPAPVEVKELKFENLDDLLENE, from the coding sequence GTGGAACGGGACAGGGCAAAACTCAAAGGATTGATCGAGGCGTTATTATTCGTTTCCGGTGAACCTCTTAAACTGGCGAGCATCGCCAAGTCCGCCGAAATGGAAAAGACCGATGCCAGAGAAATTCTCGACGAACTCGTATTAGACTATTCCGAAAAGAACGGCGGCTTTCTTTTAAAGGAAATCGGCGGAGCTTATCAGTTCGTGACCAACGAAGGATATTCCGAAATTCTCGGGAACATCTTCAAGGAAAAAAGAAGGGAACAACTTTCCAAATCCAGTTTGGATACTCTTGCCATCATCGCATACAAACAACCCATCACTCTTCCCGAGATCGACGAGATCCGCGGGGTTTCTTCCAGAGCGATGGTGACTTCTCTCATATCCAAGAAATTGATCAAGCCGATCGGCAACAAAGAAGTTCCGGGAAGACCGGCGCTTTACGGAACGACCAAAGAATTCTTGATTCATTTCGGATTGAATAAACTATCGGATCTTCCGGCTCCCGTGGAAGTCAAAGAGCTGAAATTTGAAAACCTGGACGATTTACTCGAAAATGAGTGA
- a CDS encoding segregation and condensation protein A produces the protein MENEESGKSFVVQWNNSEGGLTEGPLSVLWSLIESYKVDIFDVSLSRITRDFLSFLRISETLSLELSAEYALMAANLIYLKSKALLPDPGFEEEDYEPPLPPELVEKLLEHKKFQLTAKRLSEMDQVQAGVFRRESNVTLEEEDNWLDVSLLDLIGAFNEILEAKVDDAEIPALLTTPHRFTVEEKMEKILSSLREKKEVTFPELFEKEVPEKAEIVATFLALLELSKQRILRAKQHKLFGEIRLFLVEEQWNGTGQNSKD, from the coding sequence ATGGAGAATGAAGAATCCGGTAAGTCCTTTGTAGTTCAATGGAACAACTCAGAGGGAGGTTTGACGGAAGGACCTCTTTCAGTCCTCTGGAGTTTGATTGAAAGTTATAAAGTGGACATCTTTGATGTTTCTCTCTCTCGCATCACCCGTGATTTTTTAAGCTTCTTACGGATTTCAGAGACTCTCTCCTTAGAACTCAGTGCGGAATACGCCTTGATGGCGGCCAATCTTATCTACTTAAAATCCAAGGCTTTGTTGCCGGATCCGGGATTTGAGGAAGAAGACTACGAGCCGCCGCTCCCCCCCGAACTCGTCGAAAAACTTTTAGAACACAAAAAATTCCAGCTTACCGCAAAGCGCCTCTCTGAAATGGATCAGGTCCAAGCCGGAGTTTTCAGAAGAGAATCCAATGTCACCTTGGAAGAGGAGGACAATTGGCTGGACGTTTCTTTGTTGGACTTAATCGGCGCGTTCAACGAAATTCTCGAAGCCAAAGTCGACGACGCGGAAATCCCCGCATTACTCACCACACCTCACCGATTTACGGTGGAAGAAAAAATGGAAAAAATCCTTTCTTCCCTCCGAGAAAAAAAGGAAGTTACTTTCCCGGAATTATTCGAGAAGGAAGTTCCGGAAAAGGCAGAAATCGTTGCCACTTTTCTGGCATTGCTGGAACTAAGTAAGCAGAGGATTCTCCGGGCTAAGCAGCACAAACTTTTCGGGGAGATCCGTTTATTTCTGGTAGAGGAACAGTGGAACGGGACAGGGCAAAACTCAAAGGATTGA
- a CDS encoding chemotaxis protein CheW has product MAGILGEYTELFLEESEDQIEELNANLLRLEADHKNLSIINDIFRAAHSLKSSAAFVGLYNLSDLAHKMENLLQLTRDGKLEVKLPLVNLLFQCFDLIKYVIANVSQGKKIDTPFTEMIQKLDAYEKDPSSFSGVAGSAPAPTSAPAAKPAEAAPASQAAAPTSSPALSAAPRPSVSGGLEIRLEADEVRELEEEIRKSGKCLKISVSLGKDSPMKGLRFSLILQNLKNLGVVYKSIPDLEELEKGVDVTSITLLFLSSESLEQIRTAANVDMVETLDIQEYIPVVQEEVAATGFKMDDDMAASESKVTLKSIKVSSDKLDQLMNNVGELIITNSGFQRIYDDLIRIFGEDQLFNDLKSRIDLINRISKELQSGIMNIRMVQISTVFRRFSRLVRDLSLETGKKVNLILSGESTELDKKVIDALGEPLLHLIRNSVDHGIETPSERVAAGKSETGTVELNSYQGGSNIMVEIRDDGRGLDAEKILRKAIEKGLVSATEASNLTEQEIYQFIFQAGFSTADTITDISGRGVGMNVVNNLIQEFKGKILINSTKGQGTSFVLSFPQALAIIPSILVLMEEEVYAFPLSEVNETIKIHNDQITTLEGNEIINLRGEVLPIYRLNRIIGLQDKTDREEFPVVIVQYKGRKIGFMVDELVGKHETVIKSLEKNFKNIHGLTGASIMGDGTIIMVLDIPGIVEIASELEDTDTVVRYHLETMRRISSIHSADREEELYVQKTTNPTNVYNHKLHEITNRERLKKKKTERARDTKRIVVDKEEMIREEKELAAALSVEMKAPQERQLPAAGEPVIPESPKATPPPTVTSFSDSPSAPRKPFVSKSEEEYRSHITDIALDQSASEEEQKRAKSIIDSFLTQKKERTMSVGPAKDFKGALSKEEIKKLESVVNTGMMNAGMVLSQLLKKNIDLFIPEIIMNDRDGLAEEIRFSDDHFYGLRIRMNGDLNGNLLMMFSRENASNLARELLGSDMPPGSGLTDDAKSVLSEISNIVCSSVMNSISNKAKASVMPSVPEFLEGTFMQVLDVVKPERTKFLSMLTEFNHEGNDLLGVLLFLPDFDELIQLIPRF; this is encoded by the coding sequence ATGGCTGGAATTCTTGGAGAATACACCGAACTCTTTTTGGAAGAGTCCGAAGATCAGATCGAAGAACTGAACGCGAACCTTCTTCGTCTCGAAGCGGATCACAAAAACCTTTCGATCATCAACGATATCTTTCGCGCGGCGCACTCGCTCAAAAGTTCCGCGGCCTTTGTCGGCTTATACAATCTTTCCGATCTCGCTCATAAGATGGAGAATCTTCTTCAGTTGACGAGAGACGGAAAACTCGAAGTCAAACTTCCTCTCGTCAATCTTCTGTTTCAATGTTTCGATTTAATCAAATACGTGATCGCCAACGTAAGCCAAGGAAAAAAGATCGATACTCCGTTTACGGAGATGATTCAAAAGCTGGATGCGTATGAAAAAGATCCTTCTTCTTTTTCCGGCGTTGCAGGTTCCGCTCCCGCTCCGACTTCCGCGCCGGCCGCAAAACCCGCAGAAGCCGCCCCCGCATCTCAAGCGGCGGCTCCAACTTCTTCTCCTGCGCTGAGCGCTGCGCCTCGTCCTTCCGTATCGGGCGGTTTGGAGATTCGTCTGGAAGCGGACGAGGTTCGCGAACTCGAAGAAGAAATCCGCAAGTCCGGAAAATGTCTGAAGATCTCCGTAAGTCTTGGAAAAGATTCTCCGATGAAGGGTCTTCGTTTTTCCTTGATTCTTCAGAACTTAAAAAATTTAGGAGTCGTTTATAAATCCATTCCCGATCTCGAGGAATTGGAAAAGGGAGTCGACGTCACTTCCATCACGCTTTTGTTTCTTTCTTCCGAATCTTTGGAGCAGATCCGCACGGCGGCTAACGTCGATATGGTGGAAACCCTCGACATTCAGGAATACATTCCGGTAGTTCAGGAAGAAGTCGCGGCGACCGGATTCAAGATGGACGACGACATGGCCGCGTCCGAATCCAAGGTCACATTAAAAAGTATTAAAGTATCCTCCGATAAACTCGATCAGCTCATGAACAACGTGGGCGAGTTGATCATCACGAATTCAGGCTTTCAAAGAATCTACGACGATTTGATCCGCATCTTCGGCGAGGATCAGCTCTTCAACGATCTCAAATCCAGAATCGATCTCATCAACCGAATCTCGAAAGAACTTCAATCCGGAATCATGAACATCCGAATGGTTCAGATCTCCACGGTGTTCCGCAGATTCTCGCGTTTGGTGCGCGACCTTTCGCTCGAAACCGGCAAGAAAGTGAACTTGATTCTCAGCGGAGAATCCACCGAACTCGACAAAAAAGTCATCGATGCTCTCGGAGAGCCGCTTCTTCATTTGATCCGCAACTCCGTGGATCACGGAATCGAAACTCCGTCCGAACGTGTCGCCGCGGGAAAATCGGAAACCGGAACTGTGGAATTGAATTCTTACCAAGGCGGAAGCAATATCATGGTAGAGATCCGCGACGACGGTCGCGGTTTGGATGCGGAAAAAATTCTCCGCAAAGCGATCGAGAAGGGACTCGTTTCCGCGACCGAAGCTTCCAATCTCACCGAGCAGGAAATCTATCAGTTCATTTTCCAAGCGGGATTTTCCACCGCCGATACGATCACGGATATTTCCGGCCGCGGCGTGGGCATGAACGTCGTGAACAATCTCATCCAGGAATTCAAAGGAAAGATTTTGATCAACAGCACGAAAGGTCAGGGGACTTCCTTTGTTCTTTCCTTTCCGCAAGCTCTTGCGATCATCCCTTCCATCCTCGTTCTTATGGAAGAGGAAGTGTATGCGTTCCCTCTTTCCGAAGTCAACGAGACGATCAAGATTCACAACGATCAGATCACCACTCTCGAAGGAAACGAAATCATCAACCTCAGAGGAGAGGTTCTTCCGATCTACAGACTCAACCGTATCATCGGTCTTCAGGACAAAACCGATCGAGAAGAATTTCCGGTCGTCATCGTTCAATACAAGGGACGCAAGATCGGCTTTATGGTCGATGAACTCGTGGGCAAACACGAGACCGTCATCAAGTCTCTCGAAAAGAATTTCAAAAACATCCACGGTCTCACCGGAGCTTCCATCATGGGAGACGGAACCATCATTATGGTTTTGGACATTCCCGGAATCGTCGAGATCGCGTCGGAACTCGAAGACACGGACACAGTCGTTCGTTATCATCTCGAAACGATGCGGAGAATCAGTTCGATTCATTCCGCGGACCGCGAAGAAGAACTTTACGTTCAGAAAACGACGAATCCTACGAACGTCTACAATCACAAACTGCACGAGATCACGAACCGCGAACGTCTGAAAAAGAAAAAGACGGAACGCGCACGCGATACGAAACGCATCGTCGTGGACAAAGAGGAAATGATCCGCGAAGAAAAAGAACTCGCGGCGGCTCTCAGCGTGGAGATGAAAGCGCCTCAGGAAAGACAACTTCCTGCCGCTGGCGAACCCGTGATTCCGGAATCGCCGAAGGCTACTCCGCCTCCGACCGTGACTTCGTTTTCGGATTCTCCATCCGCTCCGCGTAAACCGTTCGTTTCCAAGTCGGAAGAGGAATACCGTTCGCATATCACCGATATCGCGTTGGATCAAAGCGCTAGCGAAGAGGAACAAAAACGGGCGAAGTCGATCATCGACAGCTTCCTGACGCAAAAGAAGGAACGTACGATGTCCGTCGGTCCTGCGAAGGACTTCAAAGGCGCCCTTTCCAAAGAGGAAATCAAAAAACTCGAAAGCGTAGTCAACACGGGAATGATGAACGCGGGTATGGTTCTTTCCCAGCTTTTGAAAAAGAATATCGATCTTTTTATTCCGGAAATCATCATGAACGACCGCGACGGTCTCGCGGAAGAAATTCGTTTTTCGGACGATCACTTTTACGGTCTTCGTATCCGCATGAACGGGGATTTGAACGGAAATCTTTTGATGATGTTCTCCAGAGAAAACGCGAGCAATCTCGCGAGAGAACTTCTCGGTTCGGATATGCCCCCCGGTTCCGGTTTGACCGACGATGCGAAGTCCGTTCTCAGCGAGATTTCCAATATCGTTTGTTCTTCGGTGATGAACTCGATTTCCAACAAGGCGAAAGCGAGCGTGATGCCTTCCGTTCCCGAGTTTTTAGAAGGAACGTTCATGCAGGTGTTGGACGTCGTAAAACCGGAGAGAACGAAGTTCTTAAGTATGCTGACCGAATTCAATCATGAAGGAAACGATCTTCTCGGCGTTCTTTTATTCCTTCCGGACTTTGACGAACTGATTCAGTTGATCCCGAGGTTCTAA
- a CDS encoding protein-glutamate methylesterase/protein-glutamine glutaminase, whose product MVPNPVRAVIVDDSLLVRNIISDQIQKDSKILVVATGKTGVDCIELAQKLNPDVIILDVEMPVMDGLTALHELQKKKMGIPVIMLSVLTQNGAEATFKALEYGAIDFVPKPSSAFQFDPEEIGNILKSKILAYFESRVKIPSIVALKKVPVTTVPSGEAQAKKSPVQVICIGTSTGGPRALQEVFSRVPADISLPILVVQHMPAGFTKAFAMRLNEHSKIRVKEAEDGEPIEPNTGYVAPGDAHLSIQSRGGRKWIALNREAPVNGHRPSIEVLLNSAIEEYKSGIVGVIMTGMGKDGSAAMVKVKEAGGSTIAQDEQSSVIYGMNRQAVEMGGVEYIEPVTEIINRIQIILKERGI is encoded by the coding sequence ATGGTCCCCAACCCGGTTCGCGCGGTCATCGTGGATGATTCCCTTTTAGTGAGAAACATCATCTCCGATCAGATTCAAAAAGATTCCAAGATTCTCGTCGTAGCCACCGGTAAGACCGGAGTGGATTGTATCGAGCTCGCTCAAAAATTGAATCCTGACGTCATCATCCTCGACGTGGAAATGCCGGTGATGGACGGTCTTACGGCCTTGCACGAGCTTCAAAAAAAGAAGATGGGAATTCCGGTCATCATGCTTTCGGTTCTGACTCAAAACGGAGCCGAGGCCACGTTCAAAGCTTTGGAATACGGCGCGATCGACTTCGTTCCCAAACCTTCGAGCGCGTTTCAATTCGATCCGGAAGAGATCGGAAACATTCTCAAGTCCAAGATTCTCGCGTATTTCGAAAGCCGCGTAAAAATTCCTTCCATTGTCGCATTAAAAAAAGTTCCCGTGACTACCGTTCCTTCCGGCGAAGCGCAGGCGAAAAAATCTCCCGTGCAAGTGATCTGCATCGGCACTTCCACCGGCGGACCGAGAGCGTTGCAGGAAGTTTTTTCCAGAGTCCCCGCGGACATTTCTTTGCCGATACTAGTCGTGCAACATATGCCCGCAGGTTTTACGAAAGCGTTCGCGATGAGACTCAACGAACATTCCAAAATTCGAGTGAAGGAAGCAGAAGACGGAGAACCGATCGAACCGAATACGGGCTACGTCGCTCCCGGAGACGCGCATCTTTCCATTCAATCTCGCGGCGGGAGGAAATGGATTGCCCTGAACAGGGAAGCTCCCGTAAATGGACACAGACCTTCCATTGAAGTTCTCCTAAACAGCGCGATCGAAGAATACAAGAGCGGAATAGTCGGCGTGATTATGACCGGCATGGGAAAGGACGGCTCGGCGGCTATGGTAAAAGTGAAAGAAGCCGGCGGTTCCACGATCGCACAGGACGAACAATCTTCCGTAATTTATGGAATGAACCGTCAGGCCGTTGAAATGGGAGGCGTCGAATATATCGAGCCTGTGACTGAAATCATCAATAGGATCCAAATCATTTTGAAAGAGAGAGGAATTTAA
- a CDS encoding response regulator: protein MARILVVDDAKFMRTMVKDALTQTGHEIVGEAENGNIAVEQYKSLKPDLVTMDITMREKDGIEAAQEIFKLDAKARIIMVTALGQEDLLAKAIKMGVKDFVVKPFSPERLQQAADKALNS, encoded by the coding sequence ATGGCCAGAATTCTCGTTGTGGATGACGCCAAATTCATGAGAACCATGGTAAAAGACGCGCTCACCCAAACCGGTCATGAGATCGTAGGTGAGGCTGAAAACGGGAATATTGCCGTGGAGCAATACAAGTCTTTGAAACCGGATTTGGTCACGATGGATATTACCATGCGTGAAAAAGACGGAATCGAAGCGGCTCAGGAAATATTCAAGTTGGATGCGAAAGCGAGAATTATCATGGTAACCGCGCTCGGTCAGGAAGACCTTTTGGCAAAGGCGATCAAGATGGGAGTCAAAGACTTCGTCGTAAAACCGTTTTCTCCGGAAAGACTCCAGCAGGCGGCGGACAAAGCTCTGAATTCTTAA
- the pheA gene encoding prephenate dehydratase has product MSDLDQQLKVFRDQIDSLDQEIVKAIQARTEFVAKIGELKRERNEPVFRPDREKEVYEKIKSLSAGPLPDKVLIAIYREIMSGSISVEKGLEVGYLGPAGSFSNQAVRTRFGASIQALEFNSIPDVFRAVETDKIDYGVVPVENSSEGLVNSTLDQFLVSDLLIYSEHYLRISISLLGFEHDLSKIHTLYGIKIANSQCKNWLAANLPHVEIVETSSTAKAAQIVAEKKEGCAAIASSIAAEIYGLSLIRESIEDLADNTTRFLIIGKNQCPPTGNDKTSVVFSCPDKPGALYRVLKPFFDHQLNLTKIESRPTRRNSWEYNFFIDFNGHQKDESIQAVLSSLKENTIFLRVLGSYPMSPQSL; this is encoded by the coding sequence ATGAGTGACCTGGATCAACAACTAAAAGTCTTCCGAGATCAGATCGATTCTCTGGACCAAGAAATCGTAAAGGCGATCCAGGCTCGCACGGAATTCGTCGCGAAAATCGGCGAACTGAAACGCGAACGAAACGAACCGGTCTTCCGTCCCGACCGCGAAAAAGAAGTTTATGAAAAGATAAAGTCCTTAAGCGCCGGACCTCTTCCCGATAAGGTATTGATCGCGATCTACCGCGAAATCATGTCCGGTTCCATCTCCGTCGAAAAAGGATTGGAAGTGGGTTATCTCGGACCTGCCGGTTCTTTTTCCAATCAAGCGGTGCGCACTCGTTTCGGAGCGTCCATTCAAGCGTTGGAATTCAATTCCATTCCCGACGTGTTCCGCGCCGTGGAAACCGATAAGATCGACTACGGAGTCGTTCCCGTCGAGAACTCGAGCGAAGGCCTCGTCAACTCCACACTCGATCAGTTTTTGGTTTCCGATCTTCTCATCTATTCCGAACATTATCTGCGAATCAGCATCAGCCTTTTGGGATTCGAACACGACCTTTCCAAAATTCATACTTTGTACGGAATCAAAATCGCGAACTCTCAGTGCAAGAACTGGCTCGCCGCAAACTTACCGCACGTCGAGATCGTGGAAACTTCCTCCACCGCAAAAGCCGCGCAGATCGTAGCGGAGAAAAAAGAGGGATGCGCCGCGATCGCTTCCTCCATCGCCGCTGAAATCTACGGACTCAGTTTGATCCGCGAGTCCATCGAAGATCTCGCGGACAACACGACTCGTTTTTTGATCATCGGAAAAAATCAATGTCCTCCCACCGGAAACGATAAAACTTCCGTCGTGTTCTCCTGTCCCGATAAACCGGGGGCGTTGTACCGCGTATTAAAACCGTTCTTCGATCATCAACTCAATCTGACAAAGATAGAATCCAGACCTACGAGAAGAAACTCATGGGAATACAACTTCTTCATCGACTTTAACGGTCATCAAAAGGACGAATCCATCCAAGCCGTTCTTTCCAGTTTGAAAGAAAATACGATCTTTCTCCGGGTCCT